The genomic stretch ACAACTTCAATTTGAATTTCGGTATTGGGTGCCTGTAAAGCCACATAATTAATTAGATGTGAAGCAGATGTAATGTCTTCATCATTCACTTTGACAATTTTATCACCTAATTTTAATCCGGCTAAAGCGGCTGGACCATTTTTAAGCACATCTGCGACGATTACCCCAGCAGGTTTTGCAGAAAGCACATCATCTTGTTTTGGCGCAACCAAACTGATGCCTAACCAACCGCGAATAACGCGACCATCTTTTAAGATCGAGTTCAGTACCTGTTGGCAGACTTTGGCTGGAATTGAGAAACCAATACCAAGTGATCCACCCGATTGCGAGAAAATAGCGGTGTTCACCCCAATCAGATTACCGGCAACATCAATCAGCGCCCCACCTGAGTTACCAGGATTAATCGCCGCATCGGTTTGAATAAAGTCTTCATAGGTATTAATGCCAAGGTCAGAGCGCCCTGTCGCTGAAATAATCCCTTGAGTAACAGTTTGTCCAACACCAAATGGATTACCAATCGCAAGTACCACATCACCAACTTCATTGCCACTGAGTTTAAATGGCAATACGGGTAAATTATCAAGATTAATTTTGATAACAGCCAAATCTGTGTCTGGGTCTGTTCCAACAACTGTCGCTTCTGCACGGCGACCGTCTTGCAGACTCACAACAATTTGTTCAGCCTGCGCAATAACATGATTATTCGTTAAAATATAACCATCTGGACGTACAATAACCCCAGAACCTAGGCTATTTTCATTGGGGCTTTGAGTGCGGCCTTGTTGTTGATCACCAAAAAATTCTCTAAATGCCGGATCATTAAATAATGGATTGGTTTGTTTAACTTTCTGTGTGGTAAAAATATTAACCACGGCAGGCGCTGCGACTTTAACTGCTGCACTAAAGGAAACCACACCACCAGCACGTGATGTATTTAGCAACGGCTCGACCTTCTCCGCAGGCATTTTCACACCATCTGAGGCAATTGGGGGCTTCGGTTGTTGATACTTTTGCCAACCAATAAAACTGATAATGACGACAACGAGTAAGACCCAAGGTAACCAAGAAAAGGAGCGGCGCACTATTACTTCCTCTAAGAATTATTTAATTAGTTGATGGCAAAGAATTTTATACATTGTAATCAAAATAAATGAAGATACAAAGAAACCGAATAGAGATTTGTTCAGCTTTAGTTACAAATTAAATTATACTCTCAAGATTATAATTTATTTTTTAGAAAAACGATGGCATTACTTAGCGATATCCTCTTATGGTGCAATGAAAGCTTAAAGAGCAATGAATTTAAGGACTATGCACCTAATGGCTTACAGATTGAAGGAGAATCTGAGGTCAAACGTATACTTTGTGCTGTGACCGCTTCTCAAGATGCAATTGAAGCCGCGATCGCCTACCAAGCCGACATGCTTCTGGTACATCATGGTTACTTTTGGAAAGGTGAAGCCTACCCGATCACAGGCATGCGTGGTAAGCGTATCAAGGCCTTGATCCAAAACAATATCTCCTTGGTTGCCTATCACTTGCCCTTGGATTCCCATCCAACGCTTGGCAATAATGCAGCGATCGCTGATCTTTTAGAACTGGATTCAATTCAGGCTTTAGATCCAAGTGAAAGGCATCCGATTGGGAATATCGGCTATTTAAAATCAGCGATGTCTCCGACTGACTTTAAAGCGATGCTAAGCAATCGCTTAGGCTTTGAGTCGATTCACTTACCTGCTGACAAAGCACAAATTCAAAAAGTGGGCTTCTGTACCGGTGGTGCGCAAGACTATATAAGCAAAGCAGCAGAACAAAATTGTGATGCCTATATTTCGGGTGAAGTCAGTGAAAGAACCTTCTATGAAGCCAAAGAGTTAGGTGTGCATTATTATGCTTGTGGTCATCACGCGACTGAACGTTATGGCGTACAACGTTTAGCACAAGCCATTACTGAACAATTTAGCGATATCGAATACAGTTACTTTGAATTGAATAATCCGATTTAGTTGAGCTTTATTTTCAATCTGCTTTATGACCGCAAAGCAAGGCTTTATTCTGTATAGTTATTTAAAGACTGCACTATTGGTAGCAAAATCAACTACAATAGGCCCACTTAATTGTATAACCCAGCAAATGCAAGGAATAGGAACATGACGACTATTACGTTACCTGCGCTCCCGTATGGCTACGATGATTTAGCGCCACACATCAGCAAAGAAACTTTAGAATACCATCATGATAAACACCACAATACTTATGTGGTGAATCTAAACAACTTGATCAAGGGTACTGAGCTTGAAGGTAAAACTTTAGAAGAAATCATTAAAGCTGTTGCTGGTGATGCTTCTAAAGCAGGTATCTTTAACAACGCTGCTCAAGTTTGGAATCACACGTTCTATTGGAACAGCATGAAGCAAAATGGTGGTGGCAAACCAACTGGCGCGCTTGCTGCTAAAATTGACGAAGATTTCGGTAGTTACGAAAAATTTGCTGAAGAATTTGCTGCTGCTGCAACCACTCAATTCGGTTCAGGTTGGGCTTGGTTAGTGGCTGATAAAGTCAATGGTAAATTATCAGTAACCAAAACTGCAAATGCAGATACGCCACTTGCACACAACCAAGTTGCAGTATTGACCATTGACGTTTGGGAACATGCGTATTATATCGATTTCCGCAACATGCGTCCTAAGTACATCACGACTTTCCTTGAAAGCTTAGCGAACTGGGATTACGCAAATGCGAAATATGCCGGTTTAGAAGCTGGTGTAGAAAAATAATTTTTCTAACACGCTTAAAAAATCACCCTTCGGGGTGATTTTTTTGATTTATTACAGCGAAATGAATACTAATAAAGCAAACGAACCGCTTCAATCGTAAATAGTATTGACGACTTCGAGTTTCATCCTTAGAATGCGCATCAGATTCTCCAATAGCTCAGTCGGTAGAGCGACGGACTGTTAATCCGCAGGTCCCTGGTTCGAGCCCAGGTTGGAGAGCCATCGATCTTCCATAGCTCAGTCGGTAGAGCGACGGACTGTTAATCCGCAGGTCCCTGGTTCGAACCCAGGTGGAAGAGCCAAGATTCAAAAAGCCCATAACATTGTTATGGGCTTTTTCTTTGCCCAGATTATAAATATAAAATACTTCTGATAAGCGCCTACTCCCCTATTGTAATTACAAAACCTTCCCTCAAAATATCAGCATGATGGCGATAAAAAAGACAATCAAATCAACATTAAAGCTTTTTTATCTAAAGCGGCTTGACCAAATGCACTGAGATGCATAGAATCCGTTTCAGATTCTCCAATAGCTCAGTCGGTAGAGCGACGGACTGTTAATCCGCAGGTCCCTGGTTCGAGCCCAGGTTGGAGAGCCAAGATTCAAAAAACCCACAACATTGTTGTGGGTTTTTTATTGACTAAAATTGGGTTGATAAATAAGTTTACTCAGCGCTTGAGCTTGGCATCGCAGTTGAAGCTTCTACAACAGCTTGATCTTGTTTTACTTTAACCAATGCTTGTTGTTGACGAATTAACTCATCCATTTCACGCTTATTTTCTAAGTCCGATTTCTCAAGCAGTGAACGAATCCCCAGCATCGCAAGTAAAAAGACCACCACGGCCAATATACACAGCAGTATTTTAAAATTGATATTTCTTGCTTGCGACATCTTTACTCTCTTAAAAAATACAATGACTTAAAATTGGCATCACTATAGCAAAATCAAAAATAAATACAAAACCTCAATCTTTAGATCGGCTCGACCTCTTCATCTGTTCGCTAAAATCAAAGCGCAAAAAAGGAGCCGTAGCTCCTTTGGGTTTCACAACCAGACCCGCTTATTGTGCAGGCATATGTTGTTGAATGAAGGCAACCACTTCTTGACGTCTGATTTTAATTGCTGCGGTATGTGATGCGCCCACAACATAATCTACTCTGATGTCTGGAGAACCTAAACGTCTTAACTCAGCAACCACGTTTTGTGTCATGGATGCAGGTACATTGGTATCGGCGGTGCCCTGAATAATATATACCGGTTTATCAATACGTTTGGTTCCTGGCTGACTATCAACAAGGAACTTTTCAACCGATTTATCATTTTTAAAACTCGCTTCATCTAAGCCTGGATAATCCATCACACTTGTGCCTGGATATTTCTGCATATAATCAATAATGTCGACCTTAAAGTTCTGGATCAGACTCTGGCTCGGATCGGCATCATTTAAGCACATGCCATTTTCACCGGTGCTGCCCTCTCCTAGTGCAGCCAAGCCTTTGGCACGTAGTTGGAATAAATCACGATATTCAAAACTTGGTTCGTAAGCCTTAATACCGATTCCTGTGAGTGCAGCATATGACAATAAGGTCGCATAGGAGGTCACAGAGTTACGATCTTGCAAAGGTTGCTGAGCTTGATTTTCGAGCACTTCAATTTTTCTTAATTCAGTCGGTGCAACTTCTAAAATAATTTCACCCAAACTCGAAGCTGGTGCGCCTGCCACGGCACCCTTATAAGTCGGATCGGTATTGGCATATTCGGCTGTCCCAAGCGAGGCCTGACCACCTTGAGACTGTCCGGCAGACATCCATGCGCCATTCAGATCTTTACCATACTTGGCTTTATATGCAGTAACTGCTGCAAGCGCTGATTCGGCTTCACTTTGTAGATTTAAATAGGGATGAATACCACGTGTCCCAAGTCCCTCATAGTCTGGTGCAATAATAATATAGCCCGCAGCCAACAGGTCTTGCGCCAACTCAGCAAAGTTTTCACCAATTAATGTATTACTTGGCGCACAACTATCTCCCACACCAACCGTCCCATGTTCCCAAACCACAACACGCCAACCGTCCTTTGGTTTTGCTGTCTTAGGATAAAAAACCAATGCAGTTGCATCAGCCATTTTCCCTTGTACGTTTTTCATGGTGTAAGTCATAACTTTAATGGAAGCCGCATTGGCTAAACTGTCCTTCACATAAGGCGTTTCTTTTATATAGTTATTGAGTCCTTGTGGTTTCTGATAATCATCATTGTCGTTACAGGCAGTTAGAAGTAATGCTCCACTGCAGCATAGCGCTAGCATGGTTTTTTTTAGTAGATGACCCATCTTAACTCCCTATCTTAAATTACACATTCTTGTGCTGAGAGTGAGTAATTAAACACAAATTTAATGCATTGAACAGATATTTAAGTTTAGTTTATCTAAATAAATGTAAGTATAATCAATAAAAACCTATAAATAGCAGTGGTCAGCACAATTAAAATATGGCGACTTTCAATAAAATCTTCTCAAAAGACAATTACTAAGATCTTATCTAGCCCATCACGCATTTGGGTTGAATTGAATAAGCAATCAAAAAAATGTGGTGTCTATCTGGCATTTTGATGGGGCTAGATTTTGTTCGCTTTAAATGAGCTCTATGATCTAATGTCTCCTTTGATGTCTAAGTAAATCGCTGTTGTCTCATGTTAAACCTAAAAATAAAAGGAGCCGAAGCTCCTCCTACTTTGTCTCGTACACTGTCTATTACACTACTTCTTGCTTGCTCTCTATCTCATTCTCTTATGACGCAGGCATGGTCTTTTTCACAAATTCCATCAACGTATCATTGGCCTTATCAATAGCTGTGGCATGCGTTGCATCTTGCTGTTCTGAATAAGTAACTATAGAACCCAATCTTTCTAGCTTTTCTTTTAAAGCAATCGTTTCTAATGGATCTACACTTGAATCGGCTAAACCCTGAATAATTAATGTCGGTGTATTGAGTTTTTTGGTTCCAAGTAGATTGTCCTGAATATACTTAACAATCATAGGATGGGTCGCAAAATTAGGAATAATACCTGGATAGTCAGGAATGAATGCCAATGGGTTCTTCTCAGTAAACTGCTTTATTTCAGTCATA from Acinetobacter pullicarnis encodes the following:
- a CDS encoding alpha/beta hydrolase family protein, translated to MGHLLKKTMLALCCSGALLLTACNDNDDYQKPQGLNNYIKETPYVKDSLANAASIKVMTYTMKNVQGKMADATALVFYPKTAKPKDGWRVVVWEHGTVGVGDSCAPSNTLIGENFAELAQDLLAAGYIIIAPDYEGLGTRGIHPYLNLQSEAESALAAVTAYKAKYGKDLNGAWMSAGQSQGGQASLGTAEYANTDPTYKGAVAGAPASSLGEIILEVAPTELRKIEVLENQAQQPLQDRNSVTSYATLLSYAALTGIGIKAYEPSFEYRDLFQLRAKGLAALGEGSTGENGMCLNDADPSQSLIQNFKVDIIDYMQKYPGTSVMDYPGLDEASFKNDKSVEKFLVDSQPGTKRIDKPVYIIQGTADTNVPASMTQNVVAELRRLGSPDIRVDYVVGASHTAAIKIRRQEVVAFIQQHMPAQ
- a CDS encoding Nif3-like dinuclear metal center hexameric protein, whose protein sequence is MALLSDILLWCNESLKSNEFKDYAPNGLQIEGESEVKRILCAVTASQDAIEAAIAYQADMLLVHHGYFWKGEAYPITGMRGKRIKALIQNNISLVAYHLPLDSHPTLGNNAAIADLLELDSIQALDPSERHPIGNIGYLKSAMSPTDFKAMLSNRLGFESIHLPADKAQIQKVGFCTGGAQDYISKAAEQNCDAYISGEVSERTFYEAKELGVHYYACGHHATERYGVQRLAQAITEQFSDIEYSYFELNNPI
- a CDS encoding superoxide dismutase: MTTITLPALPYGYDDLAPHISKETLEYHHDKHHNTYVVNLNNLIKGTELEGKTLEEIIKAVAGDASKAGIFNNAAQVWNHTFYWNSMKQNGGGKPTGALAAKIDEDFGSYEKFAEEFAAAATTQFGSGWAWLVADKVNGKLSVTKTANADTPLAHNQVAVLTIDVWEHAYYIDFRNMRPKYITTFLESLANWDYANAKYAGLEAGVEK
- a CDS encoding S1C family serine protease codes for the protein MRRSFSWLPWVLLVVVIISFIGWQKYQQPKPPIASDGVKMPAEKVEPLLNTSRAGGVVSFSAAVKVAAPAVVNIFTTQKVKQTNPLFNDPAFREFFGDQQQGRTQSPNENSLGSGVIVRPDGYILTNNHVIAQAEQIVVSLQDGRRAEATVVGTDPDTDLAVIKINLDNLPVLPFKLSGNEVGDVVLAIGNPFGVGQTVTQGIISATGRSDLGINTYEDFIQTDAAINPGNSGGALIDVAGNLIGVNTAIFSQSGGSLGIGFSIPAKVCQQVLNSILKDGRVIRGWLGISLVAPKQDDVLSAKPAGVIVADVLKNGPAALAGLKLGDKIVKVNDEDITSASHLINYVALQAPNTEIQIEVVRGNQPILLNVKVGERKVLSNESQYIPLPRR